One window of Solwaraspora sp. WMMA2056 genomic DNA carries:
- the yicI gene encoding alpha-xylosidase, translated as MKFTDGYWQLRPGVSVLRPGTVESVEVEPDGRALTVFAPIGKITGRGDTLNRPVITVRFFSPAPGVAGVTIGHHSGGLPKQPRFAVADRTDHPVQVTVTGLSAQLTTGELTVRVALTGPWRVDFRRGDRLVTSSSERSIGVVTDAQGHTYVHERLALGVGETIYGLGERFGAYVKNGQTVDIWNADGGTASEQAYKNVPFYLSGAGYGVFVDHPEHVSFEVGSEVVSQTQFSVPGQSLTYYLFDGPTPKDVLRRYTALTGRPARVPAWSYGLWLSTSFTTSYDEKTVTEFIDGMAERDLPLSVFHFDCFWMRQFHWVDFIWDPATFPDPEGMLRRLHERGLKVCVWINPYIAQRSYLFEEGRKAGYLVRNPDGSIWQWDKWQAGMALVDFTNPAAAQWYAGKLKVLLDMGVDCFKTDFGERIPTEVVWHDGSDPQRMHNYYSYLYNKAVFELLEAERGPGEAVLFARSATAGGQQFPVHWGGDCESTFVAMAESLRGGLSLAASGFGYWSHDIGGFEGTPDPAVFKRWIAFGMLSSHSRLHGSGSYRVPWAYDDEAVDVLRRFTRLKLSLIPYLAAAAEEAHRDGVPVMRPMIVEFPDDPATAYLDRQYMLGPDLLVAPVMSADGQVTYYLPAGTWTHLMTGAQVTGPGWITEKHGFDSVPVLARPGAVIPFGAVTDRPDYPWADGVTLRLYAPAPGQRTRVRVPAPDGGPGAEFEVRYQDGTATVDLVAGHSSGYHCEVVRVAT; from the coding sequence GTGAAGTTCACCGACGGGTACTGGCAGTTGCGTCCCGGGGTCAGCGTGCTGCGCCCCGGCACGGTGGAGTCGGTGGAGGTGGAACCGGACGGACGCGCGCTGACCGTCTTCGCGCCGATCGGGAAGATCACCGGACGCGGGGACACCCTCAACCGCCCGGTGATCACCGTACGGTTCTTCTCCCCCGCCCCCGGCGTGGCCGGGGTGACCATCGGACACCACTCCGGCGGCCTGCCCAAACAGCCCCGGTTCGCGGTCGCCGACCGCACCGACCATCCGGTGCAGGTGACCGTCACCGGGCTCAGCGCGCAGCTGACCACCGGCGAGTTGACCGTCCGGGTGGCGCTGACCGGGCCGTGGCGGGTCGACTTCCGGCGGGGCGACCGGCTGGTCACCTCCTCCTCCGAACGCAGCATCGGCGTGGTGACCGACGCGCAGGGGCACACCTACGTGCACGAACGGCTGGCGCTGGGCGTCGGCGAGACCATCTACGGGCTGGGCGAGCGGTTCGGGGCGTACGTCAAGAACGGCCAGACCGTCGACATCTGGAACGCCGACGGCGGCACCGCCAGCGAACAGGCGTACAAGAACGTGCCCTTCTATCTCAGCGGCGCCGGCTACGGGGTGTTCGTGGACCACCCCGAGCATGTGTCGTTCGAGGTCGGCTCCGAAGTGGTCTCGCAGACCCAGTTCAGCGTGCCGGGCCAGTCGCTCACCTACTACCTGTTCGACGGACCCACCCCCAAGGACGTGCTGCGCCGGTACACCGCGCTGACCGGCCGGCCGGCCCGGGTGCCGGCCTGGTCGTACGGGCTCTGGCTCTCCACCTCGTTCACCACCTCGTACGACGAGAAGACGGTCACCGAGTTCATCGACGGGATGGCCGAACGGGACCTGCCGCTGTCGGTGTTCCACTTCGACTGCTTCTGGATGCGGCAGTTCCACTGGGTCGACTTCATCTGGGACCCGGCGACCTTCCCCGACCCTGAGGGGATGCTGCGCCGGCTGCACGAGCGCGGCCTGAAGGTCTGCGTCTGGATCAACCCGTACATCGCCCAACGGTCGTACCTGTTCGAGGAGGGCCGCAAGGCCGGCTACCTGGTCCGCAACCCGGACGGTTCCATCTGGCAGTGGGACAAGTGGCAGGCCGGCATGGCGCTCGTCGACTTCACCAACCCGGCGGCGGCGCAGTGGTACGCGGGCAAGCTGAAGGTCCTGCTCGACATGGGCGTGGACTGCTTCAAGACCGACTTCGGCGAACGCATCCCGACCGAGGTCGTCTGGCACGACGGATCCGACCCGCAACGGATGCACAACTACTACTCGTACCTCTACAACAAGGCCGTCTTCGAACTGCTGGAGGCCGAGCGCGGACCGGGCGAGGCGGTGCTCTTCGCCCGGTCGGCGACCGCCGGCGGCCAGCAGTTCCCGGTGCACTGGGGCGGCGACTGCGAGTCCACCTTCGTGGCGATGGCCGAGTCGCTGCGCGGCGGCCTGTCCCTGGCCGCGTCCGGCTTCGGCTACTGGAGCCACGACATCGGCGGCTTCGAGGGCACGCCGGACCCGGCCGTCTTCAAGCGTTGGATCGCCTTCGGGATGCTCTCCTCGCACTCACGGCTGCACGGCTCCGGCTCGTACCGGGTGCCGTGGGCGTACGACGACGAGGCGGTCGACGTGCTGCGCCGCTTCACCCGGCTCAAGCTGAGCCTCATCCCGTACCTGGCGGCGGCGGCCGAGGAGGCCCACCGCGACGGCGTACCGGTGATGCGGCCGATGATCGTGGAGTTCCCGGACGACCCGGCCACCGCGTACCTCGACCGGCAGTACATGCTCGGCCCCGACCTGCTCGTCGCCCCGGTGATGAGCGCGGACGGACAGGTCACCTACTACCTGCCCGCCGGCACCTGGACCCACCTGATGACCGGCGCCCAGGTCACCGGCCCGGGGTGGATCACCGAGAAGCACGGGTTCGACAGCGTACCCGTGCTGGCCCGGCCCGGCGCGGTCATCCCGTTCGGGGCGGTCACCGACCGGCCCGACTACCCCTGGGCCGACGGGGTGACGCTGCGGCTGTACGCGCCGGCACCGGGCCAGCGGACCCGGGTACGGGTACCCGCCCCCGACGGTGGCCCCGGTGCGGAGTTCGAGGTGCGCTACCAGGATGGAACGGCCACCGTGGACCTGGTAGCGGGCCACTCGTCGGGTTACCACTGCGAGGTGGTGCGGGTGGCGACGTGA